One genomic region from Amia ocellicauda isolate fAmiCal2 chromosome 4, fAmiCal2.hap1, whole genome shotgun sequence encodes:
- the sppl2a gene encoding signal peptide peptidase-like 2A isoform X2, with amino-acid sequence MARLVTEMIAFAVYLCVQVNCQEAILHVSINGSTDNGQEYCIWYNPALNTLSESLGKAELYQLVNMTSIELCNDSGVLPGELKGKAVVVMRGTCTFLAKARVAQELGARALIIASKESVFIPSMNVSQHENITIPVALMRYKDMLEAQQIFGDSMSVQLYAPPVPFLDLSIVVMLFISVFTVTMGGYWSGAEERKKMSSELNAGPAGKRAESGDVSLYSPVKVVIFVVLMCVVLVLLYFFYKWLVYVIISIFCVASAMALYSCLDALMQMIPYGKCSFSCKNTTFEVRSLFLAAFCITVAVIWGVYRNDDRWIWILQDLLGIAFCLNFLKTITVSNFKICVILLSLLLVYDVFFVFITPFFTKNGESIMVQVALGPEAAGEKSGGGAVGVPAESTGAHEKLPVVMRVPRLFPSAASLCGMQFSILGYGDIIVPGLLVAYCHRFDVWTNNSRKIYFASCTVAYCVGMIFTFVVMILSKMGQPALLYLVPFTLVTSAVVALVRKQMKQFWAGTTYEMENLNTPL; translated from the exons ATGGCAAGACTAGTGACCGAGATGATCGCTTTTGCGGTGTATCTGTGTGTACAG GTGAACTGCCAAGAAGCAATTTTACATGTGTCTATAAATGGATCCACAGACAATGGACAAGAGTATTGTATTTGGTATAATCCTGCTTTGAATACACTGTCAGAATCTCTTGGCAAAGCC GAGCTGTACCAGTTGGTAAACATGACCTCCATTGAACTCTGCAATGACTCAGGAGTACTTCCTGGGGAGCTGAAGGGCAAGGCCGTAGTGGTAATGAGAGGGACCTGTACCTTCCTTGCCAAGGCTAGAGTTGCTCAGGAGCTTGGTGCTAGGGCTTTAATTATTGCCAGCAAAGAATCTGTG TTCATCCCTTCAATGAATGTCTCTCAACATGAAAACATCACGATTCCTGTTGCCCTCATGAGGTATAAAGATATGTTGGAAGCTCAACAG ATCTTCGGTGACAGTATGTCAGTGCAGCTCTACGCACCGCCTGTGCCATTCCTGGATCTGAGCATTGTGGTCATGTTGTTTATTTCAGTCTTCACTGTCACCATGGGGGGCTATTGGAGTGGTGCAGAAGAAAG GAAGAAGATGTCTTCGGAGCTGAATGCAGGCCCAGCGGGAAAGAGGGCAGAGAGCGGAGATGTGTCTTTGTACTCGCCCGTGAAAGTCGTCATTTTTGTGGTCCTGATGTGCGTGGTGCTCGTTTTGCTGTACTTCTTCTACAAATGGCTTG TGTATGTCATAATTTCGATATTCTGTGTGGCCTCTGCAATGGCCCTGTACAGCTGCCTAGATGCCCTGATGCAAATGATACCCTATGGAAAATGCAG tttttcatgCAAGAACACAACGTTTGAAGTGAGATCCCTCTTTCTTGCTGCATTCTGCATCACAGTTGCTGTAATATGGGGAGTGTACAGGAACGATGACAG ATGGATTTGGATTTTGCAAGATCTACTGGGAATTGCATTCTGTCTGAATTTTCTGAAGACGATAACCGTTTCTAATTTCAAG ATCTGTGTTATATTGCTGAGTCTTCTGCTGGTTTACGATGTGTTCTTTGTGTTCATCACCCCATTTTTTACCAAG AATGGAGAAAGCATTATGGTTCAGGTTGCTCTGGGACCCGAAGCTGCAGGTGAAAAG AGTGGTGGAGGAGCGGTGGGAGTCCCTGCTGAGTCCACAGGTGCCCATGAGAAA CTGCCTGTCGTAATGAGAGTTCCTAGATTATTCCCCTCGGCTGCAAGCCTCTGTGGAATGCAGTTTTCCATCCTAGGATATGGAGACATCATTGTGCCAG gcttgctggTGGCTTACTGCCATAGATTTGATGTGTGGACCAACAACTCCAGGAAGATTTACTTTGCATCCTGCACAGTAG CCTATTGTGTCGGCATGATCTTCACGTTTGTGGTCATGATCCTGTCCAAGATGGGTCAGCCGGCACTCCTGTACTTGGTGCCCTTTACTCTGGTCACCAGTGCTGTGGTGGCTTTAGTACGCAAACAGATGAAACAGTTCTGGGCTGGAACTACGTATGAA ATGGAGAACCTGAACACACCACTGTAG
- the sppl2a gene encoding signal peptide peptidase-like 2A isoform X1, with protein sequence MARLVTEMIAFAVYLCVQVNCQEAILHVSINGSTDNGQEYCIWYNPALNTLSESLGKAELYQLVNMTSIELCNDSGVLPGELKGKAVVVMRGTCTFLAKARVAQELGARALIIASKESVFIPSMNVSQHENITIPVALMRYKDMLEAQQIFGDSMSVQLYAPPVPFLDLSIVVMLFISVFTVTMGGYWSGAEERKKMSSELNAGPAGKRAESGDVSLYSPVKVVIFVVLMCVVLVLLYFFYKWLVYVIISIFCVASAMALYSCLDALMQMIPYGKCSFSCKNTTFEVRSLFLAAFCITVAVIWGVYRNDDRWIWILQDLLGIAFCLNFLKTITVSNFKICVILLSLLLVYDVFFVFITPFFTKNGESIMVQVALGPEAAGEKSGGGAVGVPAESTGAHEKLPVVMRVPRLFPSAASLCGMQFSILGYGDIIVPGLLVAYCHRFDVWTNNSRKIYFASCTVAYCVGMIFTFVVMILSKMGQPALLYLVPFTLVTSAVVALVRKQMKQFWAGTTYEVLDSTREPLLQDGEPEHTTVGRRC encoded by the exons ATGGCAAGACTAGTGACCGAGATGATCGCTTTTGCGGTGTATCTGTGTGTACAG GTGAACTGCCAAGAAGCAATTTTACATGTGTCTATAAATGGATCCACAGACAATGGACAAGAGTATTGTATTTGGTATAATCCTGCTTTGAATACACTGTCAGAATCTCTTGGCAAAGCC GAGCTGTACCAGTTGGTAAACATGACCTCCATTGAACTCTGCAATGACTCAGGAGTACTTCCTGGGGAGCTGAAGGGCAAGGCCGTAGTGGTAATGAGAGGGACCTGTACCTTCCTTGCCAAGGCTAGAGTTGCTCAGGAGCTTGGTGCTAGGGCTTTAATTATTGCCAGCAAAGAATCTGTG TTCATCCCTTCAATGAATGTCTCTCAACATGAAAACATCACGATTCCTGTTGCCCTCATGAGGTATAAAGATATGTTGGAAGCTCAACAG ATCTTCGGTGACAGTATGTCAGTGCAGCTCTACGCACCGCCTGTGCCATTCCTGGATCTGAGCATTGTGGTCATGTTGTTTATTTCAGTCTTCACTGTCACCATGGGGGGCTATTGGAGTGGTGCAGAAGAAAG GAAGAAGATGTCTTCGGAGCTGAATGCAGGCCCAGCGGGAAAGAGGGCAGAGAGCGGAGATGTGTCTTTGTACTCGCCCGTGAAAGTCGTCATTTTTGTGGTCCTGATGTGCGTGGTGCTCGTTTTGCTGTACTTCTTCTACAAATGGCTTG TGTATGTCATAATTTCGATATTCTGTGTGGCCTCTGCAATGGCCCTGTACAGCTGCCTAGATGCCCTGATGCAAATGATACCCTATGGAAAATGCAG tttttcatgCAAGAACACAACGTTTGAAGTGAGATCCCTCTTTCTTGCTGCATTCTGCATCACAGTTGCTGTAATATGGGGAGTGTACAGGAACGATGACAG ATGGATTTGGATTTTGCAAGATCTACTGGGAATTGCATTCTGTCTGAATTTTCTGAAGACGATAACCGTTTCTAATTTCAAG ATCTGTGTTATATTGCTGAGTCTTCTGCTGGTTTACGATGTGTTCTTTGTGTTCATCACCCCATTTTTTACCAAG AATGGAGAAAGCATTATGGTTCAGGTTGCTCTGGGACCCGAAGCTGCAGGTGAAAAG AGTGGTGGAGGAGCGGTGGGAGTCCCTGCTGAGTCCACAGGTGCCCATGAGAAA CTGCCTGTCGTAATGAGAGTTCCTAGATTATTCCCCTCGGCTGCAAGCCTCTGTGGAATGCAGTTTTCCATCCTAGGATATGGAGACATCATTGTGCCAG gcttgctggTGGCTTACTGCCATAGATTTGATGTGTGGACCAACAACTCCAGGAAGATTTACTTTGCATCCTGCACAGTAG CCTATTGTGTCGGCATGATCTTCACGTTTGTGGTCATGATCCTGTCCAAGATGGGTCAGCCGGCACTCCTGTACTTGGTGCCCTTTACTCTGGTCACCAGTGCTGTGGTGGCTTTAGTACGCAAACAGATGAAACAGTTCTGGGCTGGAACTACGTATGAA GTTTTGGACTCCACAAGGGAACCTTTATTACAAG ATGGAGAACCTGAACACACCACTGTAGGACGAAGATGCTGA
- the sppl2a gene encoding signal peptide peptidase-like 2A isoform X3, which produces MARLVTEMIAFAVYLCVQVNCQEAILHVSINGSTDNGQEYCIWYNPALNTLSESLGKAELYQLVNMTSIELCNDSGVLPGELKGKAVVVMRGTCTFLAKARVAQELGARALIIASKESVFIPSMNVSQHENITIPVALMRYKDMLEAQQIFGDSMSVQLYAPPVPFLDLSIVVMLFISVFTVTMGGYWSGAEERKKMSSELNAGPAGKRAESGDVSLYSPVKVVIFVVLMCVVLVLLYFFYKWLVYVIISIFCVASAMALYSCLDALMQMIPYGKCSFSCKNTTFEVRSLFLAAFCITVAVIWGVYRNDDRWIWILQDLLGIAFCLNFLKTITVSNFKICVILLSLLLVYDVFFVFITPFFTKNGESIMVQVALGPEAAGEKLPVVMRVPRLFPSAASLCGMQFSILGYGDIIVPGLLVAYCHRFDVWTNNSRKIYFASCTVAYCVGMIFTFVVMILSKMGQPALLYLVPFTLVTSAVVALVRKQMKQFWAGTTYEVLDSTREPLLQDGEPEHTTVGRRC; this is translated from the exons ATGGCAAGACTAGTGACCGAGATGATCGCTTTTGCGGTGTATCTGTGTGTACAG GTGAACTGCCAAGAAGCAATTTTACATGTGTCTATAAATGGATCCACAGACAATGGACAAGAGTATTGTATTTGGTATAATCCTGCTTTGAATACACTGTCAGAATCTCTTGGCAAAGCC GAGCTGTACCAGTTGGTAAACATGACCTCCATTGAACTCTGCAATGACTCAGGAGTACTTCCTGGGGAGCTGAAGGGCAAGGCCGTAGTGGTAATGAGAGGGACCTGTACCTTCCTTGCCAAGGCTAGAGTTGCTCAGGAGCTTGGTGCTAGGGCTTTAATTATTGCCAGCAAAGAATCTGTG TTCATCCCTTCAATGAATGTCTCTCAACATGAAAACATCACGATTCCTGTTGCCCTCATGAGGTATAAAGATATGTTGGAAGCTCAACAG ATCTTCGGTGACAGTATGTCAGTGCAGCTCTACGCACCGCCTGTGCCATTCCTGGATCTGAGCATTGTGGTCATGTTGTTTATTTCAGTCTTCACTGTCACCATGGGGGGCTATTGGAGTGGTGCAGAAGAAAG GAAGAAGATGTCTTCGGAGCTGAATGCAGGCCCAGCGGGAAAGAGGGCAGAGAGCGGAGATGTGTCTTTGTACTCGCCCGTGAAAGTCGTCATTTTTGTGGTCCTGATGTGCGTGGTGCTCGTTTTGCTGTACTTCTTCTACAAATGGCTTG TGTATGTCATAATTTCGATATTCTGTGTGGCCTCTGCAATGGCCCTGTACAGCTGCCTAGATGCCCTGATGCAAATGATACCCTATGGAAAATGCAG tttttcatgCAAGAACACAACGTTTGAAGTGAGATCCCTCTTTCTTGCTGCATTCTGCATCACAGTTGCTGTAATATGGGGAGTGTACAGGAACGATGACAG ATGGATTTGGATTTTGCAAGATCTACTGGGAATTGCATTCTGTCTGAATTTTCTGAAGACGATAACCGTTTCTAATTTCAAG ATCTGTGTTATATTGCTGAGTCTTCTGCTGGTTTACGATGTGTTCTTTGTGTTCATCACCCCATTTTTTACCAAG AATGGAGAAAGCATTATGGTTCAGGTTGCTCTGGGACCCGAAGCTGCAGGTGAAAAG CTGCCTGTCGTAATGAGAGTTCCTAGATTATTCCCCTCGGCTGCAAGCCTCTGTGGAATGCAGTTTTCCATCCTAGGATATGGAGACATCATTGTGCCAG gcttgctggTGGCTTACTGCCATAGATTTGATGTGTGGACCAACAACTCCAGGAAGATTTACTTTGCATCCTGCACAGTAG CCTATTGTGTCGGCATGATCTTCACGTTTGTGGTCATGATCCTGTCCAAGATGGGTCAGCCGGCACTCCTGTACTTGGTGCCCTTTACTCTGGTCACCAGTGCTGTGGTGGCTTTAGTACGCAAACAGATGAAACAGTTCTGGGCTGGAACTACGTATGAA GTTTTGGACTCCACAAGGGAACCTTTATTACAAG ATGGAGAACCTGAACACACCACTGTAGGACGAAGATGCTGA